ataccagggacgggcttgctgccttcctaaacagtcagggagatctcaggaaCGGGCATTGGTCCACAGATGGGTTGTTGAGAAACACTATTTTATTAGGCCAActtctgttttggggggggggggggggagggagaggaaaggaagttggtccaataaaagtacctcacccaccttgtctctaatatactaaactgacacagctacaacactattACTTCCCCATTACTTTTTTAGCAGACTTATTgtttgctgaaatttttttgcCTGCCTCTACTCTAGAAGTTTAAAGTTGTGTGAGAGCTTTAAAGCCGAGCTTGGTGCATTTTTCCAAAACACTCCTTGCAGTGGAAACCCTAGTGTTGTCATGGCTCATCACCATGTGAAAAAGGTACCTTCCTGCCCAGTGCAGTCTCTGTATTGTCACATGCTTTAACCCAGTGAAAGCACAGATGAGTCACCTGTATACTCCTATGGCTCATGCATCACAAAGTGCAAATTGCAGCATTTCACTAATGATACCCTGGTGAGAGATTTGCTGCTTAGCACTGCTCCCAAGAAGAGTGGCTCTGTCATCTGTAGTTAAAATCTTAACTTGTAATCAAAATAAGCTTTCTTGCACCATTGTAGTGTGGTGCAAGTCTTGGCCATATCATGGGCCAGCTCTCAACTGTGTAACTTCTCTGGGCTGCTGCTTGTGCAATACTAGGAATGTATCTTTAGCTTTTCCTAACACTAAAGTGGAAGCAAAGTATTGGCACCATCTGTCCAGTCAGTTCCTGGTAGCCCACCACTATTCTCATTGTGGAGTGAAGAACCAGTGCTCTGGGAGTAACAAACACAGAGCCCTGCCATGCCATTAGTCACTCTGCCAGTTATAACCACACCTATACTGGGTGCCAAGAGGGGGCTTGAAATAGTAAAAGAGAGCACAGTTCAGACTAGTGAGTTCTGTGTCTGGAGATCTGGCTGTCCCATGCACAGCACATGTGTAACACatctaagcatgtgagtagttggTTACTAACTTGAGCTGTAAACTGAAATTCAGCATGCATAAATCTGGGTTCTGACAGGTGCCAGCATTGCTCAGGTCTCAGTGGATGCAGAATAGGCTGGAATCAGGTGCTAATGGCTGAATGGGCTTTAAATGGCAGTAGCCTTTGGGAAAGGGGACTACTAAGTCATTGCTTCTTTCCACAGGAGAGGTCAagtcaagtccttctgggagCCCCTTGATGGAGAAAAACAGTCAGAAGGAAGACCAAGATGAGTATAAAGTGCCACTGGACAACGGCGTGGGTGACAAGAGCTCTGTCACTGATGTGTCTGCTGTGCACCACAGGGCAGCCGTGGAGGAGAGAACAGTCTCCTTCAATCTGGGAGACGTGGAGGAAGCCCCAGAGCGGGAGAGGCTCCCTAGTGTTGACCTGAAGGAAACCAACATTGATAGTGGTGAGTTGGGGTTAGCACCTGCCTTGACTCAAGGCCTTATGGCTGGAGGTTGAGATGGCCCTGGCAAGTCCAGATGAAGTGGGAGTCCCTTAAGCATGCCATGTGGAGGCATATTCCACCAGCAAATAGATCAGGGCAGAGTGGCACAAGCATGAGGTCTGTAGTGTTTTTAGTTTGGCTCCTGTTTGAGGCATGTTCCTCACTCCTGGGCATGTGGGTTAAACTCAAGTTCCATTTGCAGGAGCTGTGCGGTTACCCAGTGGCAATCTTGTTCAGTTCAATCAAGCTGTCAGCAATCAGATCAATTCCAATGGCCACTACCAGTACCACACTGTGCACAAGGATTCGGGCCTGTACAAAGAGCTGCTGCACAAGCTTCACCTGGCCAAAGTGGGCGATTGCATGGGGGACTCTGGCGACAAGCCCCTGAGACGCAACAACAGCTACACGTCGTACACTATGGCCATCTGTGGCATGCCACTGGATTCATTCCGTGCCAAAGAGGGTGAGCCcaagggggaggagatggagaagctgACCTGGCCTGGAGCAGACACTAAGAAGAGGATCCGTATGGACAGCTACACTAGCTACTGCAATGCTGTGGCAGATACCCACCCGGCTGCTGATGTGGATATGGATGTAGGCAAGGTGGAGATAGGCAGTGGTGACAGGAAGTGCAGCACTGGTTCTCTGGAGGAGTGGCATGACCAGGATAGACCAGAAGTGTCCCTGCTCTTCCAGTTCCTGCAGATTCTCACCGCCTGCTTTGGTTCCTTTGCTCATGGCGGCAACGATGTCAGGTCAGTAGACTTAATCTACGTGACAGGTTTTAGCTGGTTACTCTCAGTGCAAATGTTAATGCAGTATGTTCACTGCTTCTCTGGAGCATGTATGCCTAGCATGCTGGTGTGAAAGCTGCTTATTGTGAGGGCTCTTCTGGCAAATACTTGCTCCCCACTAACCTGGTCATCCAGAAAATGTAGCAAGTTAGGGTTTATAGCAAGATTGGAGTTCATCACTTCTCAAGTCAGCAGCATGGAAAGATTCATTAATTGTCTCTGACTGGAATGCATCTGTTTCCTTCCAGCAATGCCATTGGCCCCCTGGTGGCTCTGTACCTAGTCTATCAGACAGGTGATGTGGCTGCCAAAGTGGCAACTCCCATCTGGCTGCTGCTGTACGGAGGTGCTGGAATCTGCATTGGCCTGTGGGTCTGGGGGAGAAGAGTCATTCAGACCATGGGGAAGGATCTGACTCCCATCACACCATCTAGGTAAGATGCTTCATGGGGGGGACACAGGAGGATGTTTATGGTATTTTCAGTATACTGTGTCCTCTGTACTCACCATTGTGTACATAACCCATTATTACTCAGAGGCTGGGTGAGCATGTAATTATACAATGCGGAGTCTGCAGCCTACTGAAATTGAAAGGTTCATTAATTCTTTCCAGTTTGTTTGCTCACATTCCAAACTTCCTAGTGCTCTGAGGTACAATAGCTTTGATAGTCGTGACATGTGGTGGGTTATCTTCAGGAAGACCACTCCACAAATATCCCCTCTAATTGCCGTTTCCATTGGTATGATTCTAATATGTGCATTTGAACAGATGGCTTTGGGATCAGGTGCTTGTACTAAACACACATGCCCTCCTCTCTAGGTCAAAAGACAGAAGAGCTGAACCTTCCACTGTGCCTTATAGCTCCACCCTCTGGAGCTTGGGGGGTGGATTGCAAAGATCATCTGCTGAATTCCCTGCCACCATCTCCAGGTGGCTGTCCTAAAGGGGACTGATCTCTGATACCCAGGTCCAAGATCATATCAGGGCATTACAGATCAAAGCAAATGCCTTGAGGAATTGAATGCAAATAACTACTGAGCTCAGTGAGTGGCAGTGTGAAATCTGCTTAGTCTCCATTGTGTAAAggggagtgtgacgggttggatcacagaaacccccttgggagctgccacccgacgtgcaaagactacccctgcttctgttttccctgccagctcaggactccagcaccctgtcttgctgaattagacactccagtccacttcaacacagacccagggtctgaatcacttgtcccaaagctgcaagtttacctgagcacagctcacagaagtgtgcttgtctttagcactcagatgcccaactcccaatggggtctaaacccagataaatccgttttaccctgcataaagcttatgcagagtaaactcataaattgttcgccctctataacactgatagagagagatgcacagttgtttgctcccccaggtattaatacatactctgagtaagttactaaataaagtgattttattaaatacagacagtaggatttaagtagttccaagtagtaacagacagaacaaagtaagtcacaagcaaaataaaataaaatgcgcaaatctatgcctaatcaaactaaatacagataatctcaccctcagagatgcttcagtaagtttttcctcagactggacaccttccaggcctgggcacaattctttcccctggtacagctcttgttccagcttaggtgttagctaggggattctccatgatggctcctctccctctctgttctcttctacccctttatatatcttttgcataaggcgggaaccctttgtccctctgggtttccacccccgtcactggaaaagcaccaggttaaagatggattccagttcaggtgacatgatcacatgtcactgcaagacttcaatactcacttgccagcacacgcatatacaggaagactcacaggtaaacagtcatctgcagacaatggtccttgttaatgggagtcatcaagattccaaaccatcattaatggcccacactttacataattacaataggccctcagagttatgttttatatttctagttttagatacaagagtggtacatttatacaaatcggatgatcacactcagtagattataagctttgtaatgataccttacaagagaccttttgcatgaagcatatcccagtatgttatattcactttttaccatatttttctaaaactatcccagttacattatattcacttattatcatgtttttataaaaccatatagactgcacaacgtcacagggagTGCCCTAGAGTTATGGATATTTGACTTTTATCTAAACTTCCTGCAGAGATGCATGTATCCACTAGAAATGGAAGGAAAAATGAAGCTCTGATTAAAGATCTCTAACCTTGCTTCTGGCCTCCAGCTAGGAGCTGTCAAGAGGCCCCAGGTGCACTCTCCATACAAAGCAGAAGTGTGTACAAAATCTAATGCCTTAACAATTAAACTGGTTAATGAGGGAGACCTGGAACCCTGCATAGAACAGGAGCCATAAGCCAAAGTTCTGTATGTGCCATGCGCATGGACTGTCTGGTGTGCAGGAATCCCTTGCTGACATTGTGTGGCTCATACCAACCTCTGATATTACTATCTTTGTGTGTACACAGTGGCTTCAGCATTGAACTGGCATCTGCTCTGACTGTGGTGATTGCATCAAATGTTGGTCTTCCTATCAGTACAACGCACTGCAAAGTAAGTGAAATGCTTGCCCGTATGTTAAATGGCTCCTGTGGTGACCTGCCTATTAGTTCTGCAGGAAGTGTCACTACTGTCTCAGGAGATGGAGTTAGTGGTGTAGGACCAGAAGTGATGGTCTGGTCTACTGTATGAGAATCCAGTTGTCTCCAAGTACTGGTTCTTGCCTTTTTCCTCCTCCATCTCAGATCTGGTTCGTATTGACTTCTAGTAGAATAGCTTCCAAAATACACCAAGCATTGGTCTTGAGTTTGACAGTCTACAATTTGCATGCAGATCTGTCCATTTGTGGATAATGAACATAGAGTAAACATAGGAAGTGGTGGAGGGAGAAGCTGAAGAGAAATGGGCATTGAGGAAAAGTACTGAACCacttttctccacagagggctggtcacctcctccccatgctgtgctgcccagtgcagtagtctgggagctgaccttgttcatgaagacagaggcaaaaaaagcattgagtacattagctttttccacatcctctgtcactaggttgcctccctcattcagtaaggggcccacactttccttgactttcttcttgttgctaacatatctgaagaaacccttcttgttactcttaacatctcttgctagctgcaactccaagtgtgatttggccttcctgatttcactcctgcatacctgagcaatatttttatactccctgGTCATctgtcttccacttcttgtaatgctgcttttttgtgtttaagatcagcaaggatttcactgttaagccaagctggtcgcctgccatatttactcttctttctacacatcgggatggtttgcgCCTCAAActcttttatccttcttcccagacccacgtagtctgcagtgatccgctcaaggtcattcctGGCAGTATccttggtgcccacgtggagaagcaggaaggggtagtgatccaaggtcttgatgagtcttggcagtctgtcacattgtgaatcctagttcctggcaagcagcagacctctcggttttcctggTCAGGGCGGCAGATGACcctccccctgaggagggagtccccgaccaccaccacctgctgccttctcttgggagcggtggtcatgGAAAcaccatccctaggacagtgcatctcatgccttccaattggtggagtctccttctgctcccttccctcagatgtatcatctaatCCACTCTCCTCATTAGTACCTGTGgggagaacatgaaaacggttgctcacctgtatctgcattgctggtacatggactctcctccttctggaggtcacatgctgccaaatttcttcaccgtccttctgtccccactgctcagcctgctctgattcttcagaatgttgtacccatagaagcatatcctgacgtctgtctaGGAaaccttcattttctcttatgcaacgcagggtcgatacttgtttctccagacctcaaaccttctcttccaatatggagaccagcttgcactttgtacaaagttgcttctgtcctgtggaagaaagacaaacatggcacatcctgtgcaggtaaCAGCTGAAtgctcaccatccatattaccttcATTcaaagagcttcctcagctgttgcagcaactactcggagaagcctgcaagatgaaagcctcagtgcgctctccccaggtgaactccctctgttagcctctgctgttcgctgctcagctggttcactgctgactgcctttttagaacagtcaggcccacctggaacaaagcactcccaattcacttttcaaacaatcaagcacatggtcaaactgacaaactgtccctgcaacagacactcagatactcaccaacacagccacccaatgcagcacttagcgtacctcctctcggaggcggagttggcagatgtgattgcagagccattggccattatctttgaaaactcatggtgatctggggaggtcccggatgactggaaaaaggctaatgtagtgcccattttaaaaaaggaaggaggaggatccagggaactacaggccagtcagcctaacctcagtccctggaaaatcatggagcaggtcctcaaggaatcaattctgaagcacttggagaggaaagtgatcaggaacagtcagcatggattcatcaaggacaagtcatgcctgactaacctaattgccttctatgataacTGTCTCCatgaatgaggggaaagcagtagatgtgtttgactttagcaaagcttttgatacggtctcccacagtattcttgccggcaacttaaggaagtatgggctggatgaatggactataaggtggatagaaagctggctagatcatcgggctcaacgggtagtgatcaatggctccgtgtctagttggcagccagtatcaagtggaatgccccaagggttggtcctggggctggttttgttcaatatcttcattaatgacctggaggatggcGTTGACtgcacactcagcaagtttgcagatgacactaaactgggaggagtggtagatacgctggagggtagggatagggtccaaagggacctagacaaattagaggattggtccaaaagaaatctgaggttcaacaaggacaagtgcagagtcctgcacttaagatggaagaatcccatgcactactacagactagggactgaatggctaggcagcagttctgcagaaaaggacctaggggttaccgtggacgagaagctggatatgagtcaacagtgtgcccttcttGCGGAGAAGgcgaacggcattttgggctgtataagtaggagcattgccagcagatcaagggacatgatcattcccctctatttggcattggtgaggcctcatctgtgtccagttttgagccccacactacaagaaggatgtggaa
Above is a genomic segment from Emys orbicularis isolate rEmyOrb1 chromosome 2, rEmyOrb1.hap1, whole genome shotgun sequence containing:
- the SLC20A1 gene encoding sodium-dependent phosphate transporter 1, giving the protein MESTIESTTALMDLLTSTIGSKASGPMVAFLWMLILGFIIAFVLAFSVGANDVANSFGTAVGSGVVTLRQACILASIFETVGSVLLGAKVSETIRKGLIDVEMYNSTQELLMAGSISAMFGSAVWQLAASFLRLPISGTHCIVGATIGFSLVAKGQKGVQWSELLKIVLSWFISPLLSGIMSAILFFLVRMFILRKADPVPNGLRALPVFYACTIGINLFSIMYSGAPLLGFDKLPIWGILLTSAGSAVVCALIVWFFVCPRMKKKIEREVKSSPSGSPLMEKNSQKEDQDEYKVPLDNGVGDKSSVTDVSAVHHRAAVEERTVSFNLGDVEEAPERERLPSVDLKETNIDSGAVRLPSGNLVQFNQAVSNQINSNGHYQYHTVHKDSGLYKELLHKLHLAKVGDCMGDSGDKPLRRNNSYTSYTMAICGMPLDSFRAKEGEPKGEEMEKLTWPGADTKKRIRMDSYTSYCNAVADTHPAADVDMDVGKVEIGSGDRKCSTGSLEEWHDQDRPEVSLLFQFLQILTACFGSFAHGGNDVSNAIGPLVALYLVYQTGDVAAKVATPIWLLLYGGAGICIGLWVWGRRVIQTMGKDLTPITPSSGFSIELASALTVVIASNVGLPISTTHCKVGSVVSVGWLRSRKAVDWRLFRNIFLAWFVTVPISGLISAAIMALFKYAILGV